acacatattggtaatccaaagatttgcaatgaataacaataccaataagcctagcgatttctctttcgattcataaaacaagtttatgaattgtacttcctttaaactaatgtaaaacattgtttcctaggacgaaatcttcacccatacccatacataatcacaatagcattcatacgattatgtcgatgtcttatatacaaagttcaaaagataagcgttatacttcgtattgtattccttaatactatgtctaactagagtataatcattcacagcttcgcagttatgttttcaatatgcacgacttgaaagatacgttagggaatgaaacagttcaagtcaaatattactaacctcaagtggaaggatgatgtcgtcgttgtagctccttacttcttcacattcttcaagtcttcacgtaatacttgtaatgtcacatatcctaatactttcaagctaacctatacgaatttgactctagtaaataatcaagcgactctttaaatgagttttgattcactaaaatatgacaaccaaacttgacatatataccaacgcttggtgggttcaaccgaactatgctctaacacagaTGGACATCAAACTCCAGCAGGAATATACCCGGGCTCAAAACCACCTACCGCCAGTACTACCGGGGATGCAACCTTCTCCAAACCCATCGCAAGagacactagcaacaacaaccaaCTTCGTGGGATGACTCAAACCCCACTTAGATTGGATCAAAATTAATACAGATGGAGCAACAAGGTGATATCCCGGAACAACGGGAGCAGTTATTTCATGCCGAAACGAGGGGCCAGCACAATCTTAGCAATATCATAATTGTTGGGTATCACCACTGCACTTGCAGCGTAAATCCGGGCCATGCTCATCGCTTCTAACGGTGACGGAACGAGAGTTGCCAAAAGTTCATTTTTAAATATACACGAGAAACTTAACGAGATTTCTAACCTCAGATGCCGATGCTCCATGGTACCTTTCTAATCCGATTGCAGAAATCAAGTATAGGTTCACCCAAATTCAGCAATATACCATTAAGCACGTCTACAAAAAATGAAATCCAACAGCGAACGGTCTAACAAATCGAATGGCAGATGATTGCTATATGGGAAAACTTACAACAACAATGTGGGATAATGTAATTTCCCCGACTAttaattttattataataaattgcCCTCttcatagaaaataaaataatattggtGCCTTTTCTATCAAGGAGTGGGGACTATGCATTACTAACGTGGCCGTATGACTCGTATCTCATAAACATCCATAACGGCGAAGCTTCAAAAGAATATTAAATGTCTTGTAGTTTCAAGTCTCATTACTGTGGTGCCCTACTGCGTACCTCCTAAAGGGAGACTTGAGAGTCTTGAGACAGTTAAAGATATAACGAGCCAATACATCATTGTTTGATAAACaactcaaaatcaaaaataaattaattgaTATATCGACTACAAAACCAGCAATCTACAGCGCCAGCATGTCAAACCAGTGGCAAAAAAGCCATACATTCTGTTTTTAATAAGATAGATTCCTAAAGCTAGCTGCTATTAGCTAGTGTGGAGTTAACTAATTAACTTTTGGATGTgttataactctttaatatataCTATAATACTCAACAAACACACTTAGAATAATAATTAACTAATCTTGTAAGATTAGTTAAGTCAAAATTAAGTAAACATCATCAAAGCCAGATAGCTCCTGCTTGCTTTAGCAATGGAACGAGAGAGCTACTGAGATGAAGAGTCATGACTTCATTAGCTCCACCAACTAGCTCACCACCAATAAACACAGCAGGTACCGATGGACTACATCCCAACCTTACAAGTGCTTTCTCGATTTCTTTTCCTGCTCTCGGGTCTTCGTCGAGTTCATGAACCGTTGGGTTTACGCCGAGATCATAGAAAAGAGTCTTGATAGTATGACACATACAACATGTACTCTTGCTAAAGATCACTACAGCCCTCTGTGATACAATTCTTGTTACTCTTTCCATTATATATTGATCCTTAAATGTAAATGATGTATCAAAGTTGTTTCGAAATGTATGGTATGATATCGAGTCAGGTTGGAGTATGAGAAAGATTTGAAGTTTTATGTGAATGTAGAAGATGATAGAAGAGGCTTGGAAATGTTTTTGATGTTTCACGATGAGAATGAAGTTTGTTTTTTGATGATGAGAATGAAGTAAGAATGTTGGGTTATTTATAGATGACAAAGTAGCAAGCTAGAAGGTTCACGATTGGTGCTGCATAATTGTGAAAACCAGTAGTGTGTGTGAGAGAGAAGGAGAAGAATATTCTTTTAGATATTTGAGGTTGGCTCTTTAACAAATCAATACTGATCATATATATGATGTGACGATGTGTTTGATAAAGATATATACACTCTTTCGTTACTATATGCATGCCGTACCGGTGAAATGGTTGAAAAAATGAGACAATATCTAAACTTATTCCCATTGATGATTTTATTCACCGTATAAACTAATCCTCATGCAAATAAACTAGTCATATAATTGCAGTATATATGTGAATTACTAGTAAAAATCGTGGTTAAGTAAATTCTATGTCATCATAGTCCAATTTTT
This genomic stretch from Papaver somniferum cultivar HN1 chromosome 5, ASM357369v1, whole genome shotgun sequence harbors:
- the LOC113278504 gene encoding monothiol glutaredoxin-S3-like; this translates as MERVTRIVSQRAVVIFSKSTCCMCHTIKTLFYDLGVNPTVHELDEDPRAGKEIEKALVRLGCSPSVPAVFIGGELVGGANEVMTLHLSSSLVPLLKQAGAIWL